In Heyndrickxia vini, the sequence TAATAAATTCGTTTGAGAAGCAATTGATGTAATCGTTTGAATAACTGTCTCTATCGAGTTAATTTTCGTTGATAAGTCTAAAACAACCGAAGACATCGATTGAATATATTGATCTGCCGCATTAAAGGAAACTTTTAAATCTTGCATTTTACTAATACCTAAATGATTCATTTCATTTGTTTTTAATGCAAGGTGACTCATCTGTTCTGAATTTCCATGTATATCATTAATTTTTGAGCTTAAGCTTGTAGAATTAATATTGGCCATCTCAGCATCCTCTGCTGACTTAGACGCGCCTTGAGCAATCTCATTAACAGCTAATGCCATTTGTTCACTTGAAGCGTTTGTTTCTTCTGCACTTGCACTTAAATTTTCTGCAGTTTCCCTAACTTTTGAAATGGATCCATTTACAACCGTTATAATTTGTTTTATTCTTTCAATCATTGAGTTAAAGCTGTTGGCTAATTCTCCAATCTCATCTTTTGACTTTACATTTGCGTACGCTTGTAAATTTCCATCCGATAATTGACCCATCGCTGCTTTTAATTGATTTATTGGCTTCGTAATTCGGATTGAAACATAGGATAACACAATAATTGATAAGATAAGCGTTGACACACCGATAATAATTAAAATAGTTTGTATATCTTTTGCCAAAACTAATAGATTACTTTGATTGTATAGTGCACCTATTTTCCAACGATTTGTTAAATTTGTACTATAAACAAGTACTTTACTATTTTTTCCTTCCTGATAGTTAATAATTCCCCTTTCCTTATTATCCTTCATCATTTGTTCAATATACGGAAGCTTAGTTAAATCCTCTCCTCGGGAATCTTTATAGATGATAGACTTTCCGTCATTATTGACGATAAACGGGATCCCTTTATAGCCCAGCTTCATATCGGATATTCGATTGGTGATCTCGGACATTTTAATATCTGCTCCAATTACACCAACAACCATGCCCTTTTTTACAACAGCTTTTGAAGCAGTAATAATATATTCATTTGTTGCACGGTCTTTATACGGTTCGGTCCATACAACCCTACCTGTTGTGGTAATCGCATTTTTATACCAATTTTGTGTAGTAGGGTCTTCTTCCGTTGGCAAATTAAATTTCGGTACAGTTACAATTTTTTTATTCGTTGTTGCAAAGTATGTAGATGTTGCTTCCTTATATGTATTTAAATAACCCGCTAGTACTTCTTTAACATCTTGGTCATCTTGCTTTCCATTCCCTTTTCCAATAGAAAGTCCCTGATAGCCATAATCCTGTATCTTTTCATATGAACTAATTTGTTCGATGCTCTTTTCGTATTGGTTAAAATACAGTTGAATAGAGTAGTTTAGTTCATTAACCATTCTATCTGTTTCAGAAATAACATTTTCTTTTGTTTTTTTACTCGCTTGCCATGTTGTAATGACAATCATTGCTGTAAACGAAACAATTAACAAAATGGTCACAGCAAGAATAAACTTAAATTTAATAGATTTAAACACTATCTCTTTAACACCTGCCTATATATATGTCCTTTAATATTGGAACTACTATTTTTAATTTCGACAAATTTCATCAATTGTTTAGAAAACCGCAATTTGTTGTAATATTCTAATTAGGGTTAAAGGGGTAACAAAAACAAACAAAAAAAGCTATTGGCCTTTTGGACCAATAGCTTAATTTATTATTATTCACCAGATACATATGGTAATAAAGCCATAGTACGAGCGCGTTTAATAGCAATCGTTAATTTACGTTGGTATTTTGCGCTTGTTCCAGTTACACGACGTGGAAGAATTTTTCCACGTTCAGAGATAAACTTTTTCAAAAGATCTACATCTTTGTAGTCGATATGTGTAATTCCGTTAGAAGTAAAGTAACACACTTTACGACGTTTACGTCCGCCTCTGCGTCCACCTGCCATGTTATTTCCCTCCATTTCTTAATAGGTATCGTTAGAATGGAAGATCATCGTCTGAGATGTCAATCGGTTGACCATCATTTGAAAATGGATCTTCATCTACTCGTGTATATCCTTGGTTTCGTTGATTCTGATTTTGGTTTTGGTTGAATGGTGTGTTTTGATTTCTCTGACCACCGCCATAAAAATCATTGTTACCACCCTGCTGATTAGGGTTAGCATTAGCATTTCTTGGCTCTAAGAATTGAACACTTTCTGCCACTACTTCAGTAACATATACGCGTTTCCCATCTTGTCCTTCATAATTACGAGTTTGCAAACGACCGTCAACACCCGCTAGACTTCCCTTTTTCAAGAAGTTCGCAACATTTTCAGCCGGTTTACGCCATACTACACAATTAATAAAGTCCGCTTCCCTTTCACCTTGTTGATTCGTAAACGTACGATTCACAGCAAGAGTAAAAGTGGCAACAGCAACCCCACTTGGAGTATATCGTAAGTCTGGATCTTTCGTTAATCGACCTACTAATACGACTCGGTTCATCATCAGAATCAACCCCTTCCTTTTTAAAAACTATGTTCCACGTGAAACACAGCTACCATTTATATAATTACTCTTCTTCTTTAATAACGATGTGACGGATAATGTCGCCACTGATCTTAGCAAGACGGTCAAATTCTTGAACCGCTTCTGGGTTAGCATTTACAGTTACTAAACGGTAAAAACCATCACGGAAGTCTTCGATTTCATACGCAAGACGACGCTTACCCCAGTCTTTAGATTCGATGATTTCCGCACCTTGAGTTGTTAATACGTTATCAAAACGTTCAACGACAGCTTTCTTAGCCTCATCCTCAATATTTGGACGGATAATGTACATAACTTCGTACTTTTTCATCTTTCTGTCACCTCCTTATGGACTATGCGGCCCTTTAATAAGGGCAAGGAGCAATGTTAATATACGTTCATTACTCACAAGTAGTAATTATAGCACATTACATATTCAAGTGCAATGGCAGTCCAATTTTTAAAATTTAACTTGTTGTTTTCATTATAACACAAACATTTGTTCTGTTAAACATTTATATTGAACTATCTTTTAAAAACTTCCTATTAGAAAAGCGCAAGTCCCTTGCTCATCGACATGAATTCCAAAAAAGTTTATGCGCTTACCTACAAAAAAAGGTGGCTCAAAGAGCACCACCTTTATTATTAAACATTAAATCTAAAATGCATGACATCGCCATCTTGTACAAGGTATTCTTTTCCTTCTAGGCGAACTTTTCCAGCTTCTTTTGCTGCAGTCATTGAGCCGCCAGCAATAAGATCATCGAATGAAACAGTTTCTGCTCGAATGAAGCCTTTTTCAAAATCAGTATGGATAATACCCGCACATTGTGGTGCCTTCATTCCTTTTTTAAATGTCCAGGCACGAACTTCTTGAACTCCGGCTGTAAAATAAGTCGCCAATCCAAGTAAGCTATAAGCGGCTTTAATCAATTGATCCAACCCTGATTCTTCAATTCCAAGTTCAGATAGGAACATTTCCTTTTCATCATCGTCTAATTCAGCAATTTCCTCTTCAATCTTCGCACAAATAACTATTACCTCTGCACCTTCATTAGCTGCATAGTCACGCACCTTTTGAAGATTACTATTGCTAGAAGGATCCGCTACTTCATCTTCACCGACATTAGCAACATAAAGAATTGGTTTGCTTGTTAACAAATGAAGGCCCTTCACAAGCTTTAGTTGCTCTTCAGTAAATTCAACTGCACGAGCAGGCTTATCCGATTCAAGTGCTTCTTTTAATTTAGCTAGTACTTCAAACTCTGCTACAGCTTCTTTATCTTTTTGTTTTGCCAATTTTTCTACACGAACAATTCGTTTGTCTACTGTCTCTAAATCTGCTAAAACAAGCTCAAGATTGATTGTTTCAATATCATCAATCGGGTCTACCTTTCCCGATACGTGTGTAATATTTCCATCCTCAAAGCAACGAACTACATGACAAATAGCATCTACTTGACGGATATGCGAGAGGAATTTATTTCCAAGTCCTTCTCCTTTACTTGCACCTTTCACAATACCTGCTATATCAGTAAATTCAAACGCGGTTGGAACAGTTTTCTTTGGTTGGACGAGCTCTGTTAATTTATTTAGACGTTCATCTGGAACTTCTACTATCCCTACGTTTGGATCGATTGTACAAAATGGATAGTTCGCTGACTCTGCTCCAGCTTTCGTGATTGCATTAAATAAAGTAGACTTACCAACGTTTGGCAATCCTACTATCCCTGCTGTTAGTGCCATTATGAGTCACTCCTCTTGAAAAAATATCTATATTATTAGAATGAATTTATCGATTCTTACATACCTTTCACAATTATATGGATAAACCTTGTGGAAATCAACAATCTTTTAGAACCGTAATGTAAATCTACTATTTAATTTTTATTTCCCAAATGATAAAAAAAGCATGAATCTACTCTTCATGCTTAATAAGTATTTTCTTCATTTTCCTAGAAAATTCCCTTCGCGGGATCATCACACTATGTCCGCATCCTTCGCATTTAATGCGTATATCCATTCCCATACGAATGACTTTCCATCGATTTGTTCCGCATGGGTGTTGCTTTTTCATTTCTACAACATCATTTAGTCCAAATTCCTTTGGTTCCATCAGTTATCCCCCCTTAATTCTTCATTATTTCTTGAATACATGACAAGCTTCGGAAACGGAGCATGAATCCCATGCTGATCGAGTGTCTGCTTGACCTCTTTTCTTATGGCCCTGGCTATATACCAATGCATCATTGGCACCGTTTCAGCTATTATTCTTAATTGTATATCAGATGTTCCTAATTTTTGAACTCCGAGCAATTCCGGTTTATTAATGATTTCTTCATACTTATCCTGAAGTCCTTCCAGTAACTCTTCGATTATTTCTTCCGCTCTCTCAATGTTTTGTTCATACGGAATATTAATATCAACAACAGAAAT encodes:
- the rpsR gene encoding 30S ribosomal protein S18, whose amino-acid sequence is MAGGRRGGRKRRKVCYFTSNGITHIDYKDVDLLKKFISERGKILPRRVTGTSAKYQRKLTIAIKRARTMALLPYVSGE
- the rpsF gene encoding 30S ribosomal protein S6; this encodes MKKYEVMYIIRPNIEDEAKKAVVERFDNVLTTQGAEIIESKDWGKRRLAYEIEDFRDGFYRLVTVNANPEAVQEFDRLAKISGDIIRHIVIKEEE
- the ssb gene encoding single-stranded DNA-binding protein, which encodes MMNRVVLVGRLTKDPDLRYTPSGVAVATFTLAVNRTFTNQQGEREADFINCVVWRKPAENVANFLKKGSLAGVDGRLQTRNYEGQDGKRVYVTEVVAESVQFLEPRNANANPNQQGGNNDFYGGGQRNQNTPFNQNQNQNQRNQGYTRVDEDPFSNDGQPIDISDDDLPF
- the ychF gene encoding redox-regulated ATPase YchF, translated to MALTAGIVGLPNVGKSTLFNAITKAGAESANYPFCTIDPNVGIVEVPDERLNKLTELVQPKKTVPTAFEFTDIAGIVKGASKGEGLGNKFLSHIRQVDAICHVVRCFEDGNITHVSGKVDPIDDIETINLELVLADLETVDKRIVRVEKLAKQKDKEAVAEFEVLAKLKEALESDKPARAVEFTEEQLKLVKGLHLLTSKPILYVANVGEDEVADPSSNSNLQKVRDYAANEGAEVIVICAKIEEEIAELDDDEKEMFLSELGIEESGLDQLIKAAYSLLGLATYFTAGVQEVRAWTFKKGMKAPQCAGIIHTDFEKGFIRAETVSFDDLIAGGSMTAAKEAGKVRLEGKEYLVQDGDVMHFRFNV
- a CDS encoding methyl-accepting chemotaxis protein — encoded protein: MFKSIKFKFILAVTILLIVSFTAMIVITTWQASKKTKENVISETDRMVNELNYSIQLYFNQYEKSIEQISSYEKIQDYGYQGLSIGKGNGKQDDQDVKEVLAGYLNTYKEATSTYFATTNKKIVTVPKFNLPTEEDPTTQNWYKNAITTTGRVVWTEPYKDRATNEYIITASKAVVKKGMVVGVIGADIKMSEITNRISDMKLGYKGIPFIVNNDGKSIIYKDSRGEDLTKLPYIEQMMKDNKERGIINYQEGKNSKVLVYSTNLTNRWKIGALYNQSNLLVLAKDIQTILIIIGVSTLILSIIVLSYVSIRITKPINQLKAAMGQLSDGNLQAYANVKSKDEIGELANSFNSMIERIKQIITVVNGSISKVRETAENLSASAEETNASSEQMALAVNEIAQGASKSAEDAEMANINSTSLSSKINDIHGNSEQMSHLALKTNEMNHLGISKMQDLKVSFNAADQYIQSMSSVVLDLSTKINSIETVIQTITSIASQTNLLALNASIEAARAGEHGKGFAVVAEEVRQLAEQSVKATDQVKQTILDIQDGTHRVVDEMKKTKETWMQQSEVVHETNQTFEEIAKIMNAMQQSISSVYNGIQDVSTHKDEVVNIIQNMAAMSEQTAAACEEVGASTDEQLKAIQSVAELASNLTELSYDLQGVISHFKLNSH
- a CDS encoding DUF951 domain-containing protein produces the protein MEPKEFGLNDVVEMKKQHPCGTNRWKVIRMGMDIRIKCEGCGHSVMIPRREFSRKMKKILIKHEE